The segment GTAGTTGACGAGGAAGTCGGTGGCGAGCAGCTGGTTGGCCGAGCCGGCGTTGATGAAACCACCCTGGACGCCCAGGAACGGGGAGGCCGGGTTGTCGCCGGTGGCCGGGATCGGATCGACGGCGATGTTCATGCCCTTGAAGTCCGCGATCATCCACGGGCCACCGAGGATGTAGGGGGACTTTCCGGACTTGAAGGCGTCAACCGCGATGTCATAGGTGATGTTGGTGTCGAGCACGCCGGTGCCCTTCTCGCCGTTGTCGGAGAGCCACTGGGCGAAGGCCTTGCCCTTGTCGCCGCCGAGGTTGAGCTCGGAGGTGTAGTTGTTCTGGCCGTCGAGCGCGAAGACCGGGCCGGAGAAGGATGCCTCGAAGGGGTACATCGTGTACGGGTCGCCGTCGGCACCCACCTGCATGATGAACGGGTACTCGGTGCCGGCTCCCTTACCCTTGGCGATCATTTCGTCGAAGGTGGCCGGGGTGGAATCCACAAGGTCGGCGTTGCGGAAGATGGCGAGGTTCTCCACGGCGTAGGGCACGCCGTAGGTGGCGCCCTGGTAGGTGAAGGCGTCGACGGCCAGCTTGTTGAAGTCGCCAGCCTTGTCGCCGAGTTCGACCGGGGCCACGAGGCCGTTGGTGACAAACTCGCCGAGCCAGTCATGGGCACCGAA is part of the Trueperella abortisuis genome and harbors:
- a CDS encoding sugar ABC transporter substrate-binding protein, producing MRRSIALIASAGLALTLAACSDNNSSGSETTSAGTQTTTKAPAGGGKLTIWTDANREPAFKIAADNYKADTGNEVELVVKENDQMRSEFASQAAAGKGPDIVFGAHDWLGEFVTNGLVAPVELGDKAGDFNKLAVDAFTYQGATYGVPYAVENLAIFRNADLVDSTPATFDEMIAKGKGAGTEYPFIMQVGADGDPYTMYPFEASFSGPVFALDGQNNYTSELNLGGDKGKAFAQWLSDNGEKGTGVLDTNITYDIAVDAFKSGKSPYILGGPWMIADFKGMNIAVDPIPATGDNPASPFLGVQGGFINAGSANQLLATDFLVNYVGSKQVQDKLYEIGQRLPALTASANDATTDPLMAGFAAAGKEALPMPSLPEMGAVWGFWGKTESQIIAGDADPAGVWDKMITDIKAEMNK